The sequence TCATTTTTCAACTGGTGTGGGGCTTGAACTACGGTGCTGTCTTCACGTTCTTGCCGATGTTTATGACTACGGTGAGGAGTACCAGCATTGCCCAGGTCGGCATAGTGCTGTCGGCACGATCTATCGTGAGTGGAACGCTTGTCTATCCCTTTGGCTGGTTGGCCGACCGGGTAGACCGGGTACACCTGGTGACCTTGGGAATGATAGCGGTAGCCATAGGCATTTTCTCTGTCCCGTGGGTTGGAGGATTCGCTGCTCTCTTGTGCCTTTTCATACTAATGGGAGCGTTCGAAAGCATTGCAGTACCAGCAGCCAATGCGATTACGGTAGACAGGGGTCGCACTTTGGGAATGGGCTCGGTCATGGGGGTATTCAACATGGCCAACTCGTCGGCCATCGTCCTCGGCTCGATAGCTGGAGCAGGAATTGAGAGATCTGCAGGAGTGAGCTGGGTATTCTGGTGCGCTGCCGTAATTGCCCTTGCGGGCGTACTGGGATTCAACATGTTTATGCGGGGAGGTGTGCGCCTTTTCAGGAAAGGCGGGCGTGTCATTGAAGCTAGCGCATCATCGTCTGCTTCCACTACTACCACGGCGACACCACGCAAGAGATGACACTCCAGATTTTTGCCGTCGCAGGAATGACACGTGTAGCTCTGTGTTGAATCTTTTCAGAGACACTTTTACCTGATGGAATGACCAGCGGCGAGCAATGTTGCCCTGGTCGTAACATTATGAATCAGGGGCTGAGGGACACAGGAATTAGTACAGCCGTGGGGGCCAGGGACAATGACATAATGCAAGCCAGAGAGCTGCTGATATGGCAGAGAAGAAGGCAACGCTGGAGGTTCATGTTCAGCCGGGGGCCAGAAAGGATGAAGTAGTGGGCCTGAGGGACGGCGTCCTCTGGATAAGAGTGAAAGCACCAGCTATCAAAGGTCAGGCCAACAGCGCGCTGGTCGCTTTCGTGGCCCAGCTACTGGGGGTGTCCAAGGGTGACGTGGTGATCGCCCGGGGTCGTGCCAGCCGGCAAAAGGTCGTGGCTATTCAGGGCTTAAGCCTGGGGGACCTCAAGGAGAAACTTGCCCAGGCCTTGCCCCGAAAGTAGTCATACCGTTAGCTGTGCCTGGCGAATTCATTCGCTGGTTAGCGTGGTAAGTGGGGATGGTTGAGTATGTTGCCAAGCCGTTTTTGGACAAGGGTCTTCCTGAGATACTTCGTTGTCTTCGTGTTGGTCTGGATTCTGCTGGTCTTGTATCCCAATCCAGGGAAATTAGTGACAAGTGTGAAAAGAATCCTCAATCCGCATACTGATCCTGCTGCTGTTGCTTCTCTAGCCCAAAGCATGGACTACGACGATCCTGCGCTCATTGAGAAGGAGGTACTCCGTCTCATTCCTTATAGCTACGATTGGGAGACTCATGGTATGCCGTGGTACTGCCCCAGCGTCCCAGAGGTACTGCGAAAAGGGAAAGGGGACTGCAAAGCGCGGGCTTTAGTCCTGGCCTCCGTCCTGGACGCAAAGGGCATCCCCAATCGCATTGTCTGGTCGATACAGCATGTTTGGGTAGATTATCCTGGCAAAGAGGGAACCAATCTGGAGAAGGATCCCATTTATCAGAAGGACTCTGAGACCGGGGAGAAATCGTGGAGTCTCCCGCGCATCCGGCCGCAGGATATTCTTAGTGAGGTATGGTCAGGCTTTGTGCGAGCCATGCCTGGCATGCGGATGTTTCTCCTGGTGGGTGGGGTGGCAGCTCTTGCCGGGTTACGGGCGATTAGAACAAGGAAGGGGGAGGTCTCCTCGAAGTCGAGACTCACTGCTGCCCTCCTGGCTCTCTTTCTTGGGGTGTTTGGGGCGCACCGATTCTACGCGGGCCATATCAAGACAGCCATTGCGATGCTCACCCTCTTCATTGTGGGAGCGGCAACCGTGTGGATTGTTGTCGGCATACCGTTCATTCTGGCGGTGTCGGCTTGGGCTTTGTTCGATCTCATAGATGCCATTGGAGGAGTTGCCAAAGACAAGCAAGGTAGGCTTATCAGAAATTGGTAGACAGGGTAGACAGCAAAGCAGTGGGGGGCTGTGCATACCATTTCGTTCGTTGACCTCGTTCAGCGGCAAGCCGGCGGAGGCGTGGGGGGTGGCACGCGGCCTTCATTCAATCCGATCGTGCTTTTCAAGGTTATGCCTTCCGCAAAGTAACTGAATGTTGTCCGGTGTATTTGACGACCCACCTTTTGACCACGGAATGATGTGATCGAAGTGCAGATCCTCAGCAGCCCCACATTGAGCGCACTGGCCACCATCCCGTTTCCACACCTCGAGTTTGACCCAGGTTGGAATGATCCGGCGTGTTTTCGGGTTGGTCGTCACAGGAGCACCGAAGTCCTCCTCCCCCTCGACGGCGGTGAGTTTGAACTTGAAGACCTGCCGACCTTCTGACTTCTCACGCCAGGAGTCGACCAAGTGAAACACACCATTGTATGACCAGATACCTTGTTTAATCTTCTCATATACGCGTACTCTCTCCGGCGGCCGCTTGCCCACTTTGAAATCCTGTGCAGCTTTGTGAAACTTGCCATTCTCCGTGAGTTGCCCGATCGGAGTCATTTCTGGTTGGTCCACACTCTTGGGGTCTCGAAATTGGGAAGACCGAGGTACATCGTGACCTTCATAGATTATTGTCGAGCCATCATCTTCAAAGCGATCGGCATAGGGAGCGCCAGGCCGTACAGACATCAGAATGACGGAGTGGCCGCCTCGGAGTTGATGATTCATGCCACGCTGCAGGCTCACGCCTTCCCGTTGACACATCTCTATGTACGGAATGACTTCGTTAGGCATATTTGTCTGTCATGGATCACATTAATTTTCACATTTTGGTGCAGCAGGCTGTGTTCATCACCTCACTGACCCCGTTCGCTCGTAGGCATGTGAAGCGTGTGGGGGCACCCGGTAGCCTTCCTGCATCACCTTAGCAGCTTCCTGAATACAATTTTGTGATCTCCGGGCATATAGAAGTCGGGAATCTGGCAGACGATGTCATAACCCAACATGAAATAGAAGCGCCTGGTCTTCTCATATCCCGACAAGGAGGACGTCTCAATAAGAACCATCCTCCCTTCGGCTTTCTTGATATTGTCTTCGGCGAAGGCCATCAGAGAAGCGCCTATGCCCTGGCCCTGCCGCTCCTTGTCCACGGCGATCCAGTATATGTCCCAGGTCCCTTCAGTGAGTGGGGTGGGGCCGTAGCAGATATAACCCACGACGTTCAGGCTAATCTCTGCCACCATGACGTGATAGCCTGACCCGCCGGGGTCATCAAAATAGCTGTCGATAACCTCTTCGGCCACAATGACTTCAGCCGATTTGAATTCGGGCGTGGCGTTCAGAATGCGCATGATGGCAGGTTTGTCTTCCTGGCTGGCAGGACGAATTTTGGCGGTCATGGATAGTCTTTAGTCTAACGCAAAGGGTATGTTCTTTTCCACACCACGCACTGGAGAGCGTCCATCAACGTGTCTGTGTCATTCTGATCCGCCCGCCTGAGGCGGGAGAAGAATCTCTGAGATTCTTTGTCGATGTGACCACGGATGTAGCTGCCGCCAACGATCCACACCTTCAGATTACCCCACTCCTTTAGTGTAGTGTCTCTGGTAATAGTCTTACAGCAGCCCATTCCGTGCTTGACACGGAATCCACCTGTACACGCCGTCTGGATTCCTGCTTTCGCAGGAATCGATCATGAATGGTTGCACTGTTCACCATGAAGTATGAAAATGACCAGTATTTTCAGATCAATGACAGTCTGGAGGGTAGCCCCTGGTACCGGTATTTTCGAAGTAATAGCATGGGTGACTATGTTGTTAGGCTTCTTCAGGGACACTTCGCTGGCTCTTCAATGCAGGGTAGTTTCTTGAAGTTGACATAAAATACAAACGTGACACTACAAGCGTACGGTAATACCAAGATGGCTCTTGCCTTCCCTCTCTGTTCGGGGCAAGAATAAGCAGGCACTCTACATCAATAAGTGTGATGGGGCGCTTCCACCGTCTTCCGATAGAGGTCAAGATAGGCGCGGGCGGAGCGATCCCAGGAGAAGTCGGCTGCCATGGCGTTCTTCATCAAGGTTGCCCATGCCTTCTTGCGACGAAAAAGGGCCAGGGCCCGATCCACAGCTTCCAGTAAGTCGTCAGCCTCATACGGGCCAAAGACCACGCCGTTTCCCTTTCTTGTCTTTGTGTCGAATTCCTTGATGGTATCCCTCAGGCCTCCGGTGGCTCTGACGATAGGAATTGTTCCGTACTTGAGGCCATAAAGCTGGGCGAGTCCACCCGGCTCATAGCGGGAGGGCATGAGGAACAAATCAGACCCAGCTACGACCCTGTGGGCCAGCGACTCGTCGAAGGCAATCTTTACCCCTGTCTTTCCGGGATATCTTGCTGGCACCCTCCTGAAAAACTCCTCATATCGCCTGTCTCCTGTTCCCAGGAGAACGAGCTGGAGATCCCGGGACAGCAAATCATCCAGTGCCTCCTCCAAGAGCTCGAAGCCCTTCTGCGCCGCCAAACGCGAGACCATCCCGATGAGAGGGACGTCTGGATCTTCAGGGAGGTGGAAACTCCGCTGGAGGTTGGCCTTACAGGCGCTCTTACCTGAAAGATCTTCGGCGCTATATGTCTTGCTGATCAGCCTGTCGGTGTCAGGGCTCCAGACACTGTAGTCTACACCGTTGAGAATGCCGACCAGGCTGTCTGCCCGCTCCTGGAAAACTCCCTCTAGCCCGAAACCTTGCTCGGCGGTCTTGATCTCCTCGGCATACGTGGGGCTAACGGTGGTGATGACATCGGAGAAGACGAGGCCTGCTTTGAGGAAGTTTATTCTGCCATAAAACTCGAGATAGCGGGGGGTGAAGAGGCTGCGTTCGAGGTTTAAGAGATGCCAGTCCAGTCCCCCCAAAAGGCCCTGATGTCCCAGGTTGTGGATGGTGAGGATGGTCTTTGTGCCAGAGAGCTCCGGGTACAAGTAAGGCTGGGCTTTGAGAAAAGCGATGGCGAGGGATGATTGCCAGTCGTTGGCGTGGAGGATATGTGGTGGATCGATTGTCAACACCTCAAGGATGGCCCGGCTGAAGAAAGTAAACCGCTGGGCGTTGTCTGGATAATCACCTTCTGGAGTGCTGTACAGGTGATCTCGGTCAAAGTAACGGTCAGCGCGGACGAGGTAAACCGGGATGCCGTCCCCCGTCTCCGTCTTCAAAAGCGTTGCGTCCTCCCTACGATGTGATATGGGAACAGTGAGGCGAATCCCTGTGTCCTCCAGCGGGAAACCGCCTTGCAGGACGCATCGGTATGCGGGCATGACCAGGGAGACCCGAAGACCAAGGCGTTTCAGAGCCTTGGGAAGGGAGCCCATTACCTCACCAAGCCCGCCAGTCTTGGCAAAGGGGGCAACCTCAGGCGAGGCGAGGGTGATATGCAGACCTGGGTCTTTGGAAGTGGCTTCCGTTTTGGTATTAGTCTTAGTGCGCTGGTTTGACGCCAATGGCGACGTGCCTAGCTCAGCTTGCTCGCCGAAAAGTCGTGGCTTTGCTGCCATTTGATGAATGGGGGGATCAGACTGCTGCTATATCCATCCCTTTGGGAACGACCACAATGCCTGTATCTGATACCGCGCAGCCTCTTCTCTTGTCTGCCTCAGGATCATAGCCGAGGGATGCACCAGCCTGAATTCTAGCTTCCTTGTCGATGATAGCTCGCCTTATTTTGGCATTAGGTTCCACGGTGACGTCATCAAATATAATCGATTCTTCTACTACGGCGTCTCTCTCCACCACCACTCCCGGAGACAATACACAACCCCGCACCATCCCGCCGCTGATAATACAGCCATCAGACACGATAGAGTCCGATGTCCTTCCTCCAATGACATACTTGCTGGGAGGCAACGGCCTTTGATATGTCCTGAAGGGCCATTTCTCACCGTAGAGGTTGAAGAGAGGGTCTACACCCAATAGTTCCATACTCGCTTCATAATATGACTCAATGATGCCGACATCCCTCCAGTAGTCGGAGTCACGGGTTCGCTCAACCAGACTCTTCCTCCGTCTTCCGTCTATCACTTCCACTATGAAGTCCTCTATCTTGTTCTCTTTTTCGTAGTCGTAAACGAAGATCTCGAAACCCTTGTCTCTCAATGCTGGGATGATCTCCTTACCGAAGTCGTCTCCCCGTGTCTGCAAAGCCTCTCGCAAAGCGCTAACCTCAAAGAGATAAATCCCCATCGAGGCGAATACATGATCTGGATCATCCCTGGCTACCTTTGGCTGTGCCGGCTTTTCCTCAAACCCTAACATCCTATAGTCTTGATCCACTTCCAGCACTCCGAATCTTCTGGAGTCTTCCTTTCTTACCCTGATAGCGGAGATCGTCACGCCGGCCTTCTTCCTCTTGTGAAAGGCCACCATCTGACCGTAATTCATTTTGTACACGTGGTCGCCGGAGAGAATCAGGACATGCTCAACGTCCCTTTTCCTGACCAGGTCGAGGTTCTGGCGTACGGCATCTGCCGTGCCACGATACCAGTCTACCCCCATCTTCTGCTGGGCAGGCACACAGTATATGAAGTCGCCTAACCCGGAACTCGAGATACCCCAACCCTCCTGGATGTGCTTATTCAGTGAACCAGACCTGTACTGCGTTAGCACGAAAACCTGGCGGATGCCGGAGTTGACGCAGTTGCTCAGCGTGAAATCAATGAGCCGGAACTTACCTGCAAAAGGAACGGCCGCTTTACCCCGCTCCATGGTTAAAGGTTGCAGCCTCTCCCCCATTCCCCCAGCCATGAGTATCGCCAGCACCTTGTCCATTGTTGTCACCTCCGCTACTGCCAATCTGCGTTCTAGCCACGCAGCCCCCCTTCTTTCACGATTATACCAGGATCGGTGCGACAAGCAAAGAGCCTCACTTTGTCAATTATCTTGGCGGTGTTAATTGTTGACCTTGTTTCGACCAATACCTACAATTAAGCATGAAGCCAACGCAACTGCTTCATTAAGAAGTAGTGCACTGGAATTAATTTGGCGAAGTCGAAAGCAGGAGATGAAAGGAGGCGATAATGGGCGTTAAGGTGGTAGATAAGAAGACAAAGAAGGAGACGACAGGTAAATACGCTATTATCAAGGGTGGTCAGGTCAGTCTTTACACAGGCATCATGTCGGACAAAAAGGGTGGCTGGCGAGGCTGTGGCAAGCGCGTTGTCTTTCCAGCGGACAGCGTGACCGTGGCTGCCGATGACCCTGCGAAAGAACTAAAGCGGGAAAGCTGAAGTCATTATACGTTGCTGAGTGATGCCAAGGGGAACCGCCAGGATTTGGATCGCTAGACCAGTCAGGTCGGTTTGGAGAGATATGATTGATAGCTTTGGAGACGGAGGAGCAAACGTTGCTCGACAAGTATAGCTCAAGAAGATTTGACATCCATAAAGAGGATGCCATTGACGTGGATGTCCTGGAGAGCATCCCCTTCGATTACCCCGGCTCTGCTACCGAGGTAGTCTATGAGACAGAGGAGTTCACTTGTGTGTGTCCCTGGAGCGGCTTGCCCGACTTTGCCCGCTTGGTGATACGCTATGTGCCAAATCGCCACCTGGTGGAACTGAAGTCTCTCAAGTACTACCTCACTTCTTACCGCAACGTGGGGATATTGCAGGAACATGCGGTCAACCGCATTTTACGAGATTTGGTGCAGTTGCTGAAGCCTGCTTCCATGGTAGTCGAAGCGTATTATGTGGAGAGGGGTGGACTTAGGACAAAAGCGGTGGCCAAATACGAAGGAGGGAAGGTCTAGCCCACCTAGGATAATGGAGCGGCTTGAGCGCCGTCACCTACGATTAGCTTTCTCAGCTCGACTATCATTTCCGGCGTGTCAATCTTCATGGGGCACCTTATCTTACATCTGCCACAAGTCAGGCAGGTATAAGCCACTGCAGCTCCCTTTTCCACATCCCCGCTGAGCATTGCTGCCCAGACAGCCCCAATGCCAGCAAAATACTTATCGCCGAAATGCCCTGCGGTTACGGCAAAGACAGGGCATTCATAGAGACACCCGCCGCACCTCAGGCAATAAAGCGCCTGTCGCAATATCGGGTTCTTGGCGAGACTGGTTCTCCCTGCATCCATGAAAATGACATGAAACTCCGCAGGCCCGTGGGCTCCATAGGTGGTTACCTTCTCGATGTCACCGGTTTTGCTTGGCCCGGATATCAGGCTGACATAAGAGGGGACCGTGTAATTAGCGTATCTCCAGGTTACCTCAGCCACCTTGTTGGCATCACCCAAGGTGGGCACCAGTTTCTCCATGCCTATCAGCGCAATGTGAACCGGTGGAGCACCCGTGGCCAAACGGATATTACCCTCGTTCTCGATAATGAACAGTGTCCCGGTGTCTGCTGATACCACATTGGCGCCACTCATGCCAATATCCGCCTTGAAGTACTTCTCCCGGAGCAATTTCCGGGCAGTTGCTACGAGTGTGGCGATATCAGCCGGTAGCTTCTCTCCTGTAATCTTAGAAAAAAGCTGGGCCACATCCTCCTTGGGTACATGAATCGCCGGAGAGAGGATGTGCATTGGCCTCGACCCCAGCTTCTGAATGATGAACTCCCCCAAGTCGGTCTCGTAGACTTCGTTACCCCGTCCCTCCAGATGCTCCCGCAACTCGATCTCCTCGGCGGTCATGCTCTTGCCTTTAACGATCAGTTTTCCCTTCCCCACTAGGCCGTCGATAATATTTCGGGCGTCATCCGCTGTCTTGGCGATATAGGCTTTCCCCTTGTTTTCCGTAATGGCCGCAGAAGCCTGTTGGGCCAATTTCTCCATTTCCCCGATGGCCTTTTCCTTTATCTGCCTCACTTCTTCTGCCATCTGGATGGTGTGGGGAAACTTCTTCAAGGCTTGGTTGGTATTACCCCGGTAGCTCTTGATAGCCCGCGACAAGGCAAGACTTATCCGCTCGTTATGGGCCGCATCCATTATTTCTTTCTTATAATCTTTGAAAACAGACATTGTTCGCCTCACATTGACATGGAAATTACTTGGGCTAGATCAAGAACCTCGACGTCCTCGGCTTTCAATTCCTTCAGCCCAGCCCTTAGTTGCAGGATGCATCCTGGACAATGGGTGACAATCATCTTGGCGCCTGTTTCCAGCAATTCCCTGGTGCGGTTCACTGCCAGAATCTGGCTTAGCTCCGGGAAGACTGCTTCAAATCCTCCACCTCCACCGCAACACGTTGCCCACTCTCCGTGGGTCCACTCCGTTTCCACCAGCGCAATGCCTTTGATGGCCCTTAGTATCTGGCGTGGCTCTTCTGTTAACCCAAGGTAGCGCGCCAACTGGCAAGGGTCATGGTATACTACTTTAGCCTCCTTGGGAAACCGTAGCTCTACCGAGTTGATCTTTCCTAGAACAACCTCCGAGAAGTGTCGCACCTCTATGTCATACCCTGGTGCACTGTGTGGTACCAAAGTACGAAGGGTGTAAGTACAGGAAGGGACGATGCCTATGATACGCTTCACACCCAGGGACTTCAGCCTACTGTACAGACTCTCCGCATTCTGGCTGAATTCCTTTTCCAACCCGACATAATGTAGTAAGCCCGCACAGCAAGGCTCGTCCTCGGCAAGGTAGCCAAACTGGACCCCCAGCTTACCCAACACCCTGACCGCGTCCACTAGGGGTTGAGCATCAGAACTACTTCCTCTGACTGCCACCCGGCGGTACACCCCACCAAGGTCTACCCCTAGCTTCTTCCCGAGAGTGGCGATGCCCATGGACGACTCGGCGCCAATTCTGCTCTTGTCCATCCCTCGTATCAGCGAGCTGAGCGCTTCCAGCTCAGCACTATACTGATACCCGCAGCCCGCAAAGAATATGGTCTCTGATCGTTTGGGTAGGCTGAGGTCTTTCGCCCACTTTGCTCCTGACCCCTTCGAGGCACCCAGTATGTTGCCCTTGGAGGTAAAGTTATCTGCTATATAAGCCAAACCAGGCGGAATTAATCCCTTTGTTCCTTTACTCATTTCGCAACCTTCCTACGACTGTGTTTGATCTATCATGATTGCACCACTTTGATCTGTTGACTTGTCTTGCCTACCTGAGCTCTATTCTTCATGTGGTGACTAACCCATCTGACTTCAATTCTTCCCGGCAGGCACTGGCTGTAGGCCATACTTCTGCTTCAAGAATTCCATCCCCAATGTCTGGAAAAGGGCATAGATAAGCACGTCCCCAATGTCTTTGGCGATGTCCTTGGTTGCCTCTTTGGCTTTGTCGAGCTCAGGCTTGATAAGATCAGCAG comes from Chloroflexota bacterium and encodes:
- a CDS encoding YggU family protein, translated to MAEKKATLEVHVQPGARKDEVVGLRDGVLWIRVKAPAIKGQANSALVAFVAQLLGVSKGDVVIARGRASRQKVVAIQGLSLGDLKEKLAQALPRK
- a CDS encoding NINE protein; this encodes MLPSRFWTRVFLRYFVVFVLVWILLVLYPNPGKLVTSVKRILNPHTDPAAVASLAQSMDYDDPALIEKEVLRLIPYSYDWETHGMPWYCPSVPEVLRKGKGDCKARALVLASVLDAKGIPNRIVWSIQHVWVDYPGKEGTNLEKDPIYQKDSETGEKSWSLPRIRPQDILSEVWSGFVRAMPGMRMFLLVGGVAALAGLRAIRTRKGEVSSKSRLTAALLALFLGVFGAHRFYAGHIKTAIAMLTLFIVGAATVWIVVGIPFILAVSAWALFDLIDAIGGVAKDKQGRLIRNW
- a CDS encoding HNH endonuclease — translated: MPNEVIPYIEMCQREGVSLQRGMNHQLRGGHSVILMSVRPGAPYADRFEDDGSTIIYEGHDVPRSSQFRDPKSVDQPEMTPIGQLTENGKFHKAAQDFKVGKRPPERVRVYEKIKQGIWSYNGVFHLVDSWREKSEGRQVFKFKLTAVEGEEDFGAPVTTNPKTRRIIPTWVKLEVWKRDGGQCAQCGAAEDLHFDHIIPWSKGGSSNTPDNIQLLCGRHNLEKHDRIE
- a CDS encoding GNAT family N-acetyltransferase — encoded protein: MTAKIRPASQEDKPAIMRILNATPEFKSAEVIVAEEVIDSYFDDPGGSGYHVMVAEISLNVVGYICYGPTPLTEGTWDIYWIAVDKERQGQGIGASLMAFAEDNIKKAEGRMVLIETSSLSGYEKTRRFYFMLGYDIVCQIPDFYMPGDHKIVFRKLLR
- the glgA gene encoding glycogen synthase GlgA, producing MAAKPRLFGEQAELGTSPLASNQRTKTNTKTEATSKDPGLHITLASPEVAPFAKTGGLGEVMGSLPKALKRLGLRVSLVMPAYRCVLQGGFPLEDTGIRLTVPISHRREDATLLKTETGDGIPVYLVRADRYFDRDHLYSTPEGDYPDNAQRFTFFSRAILEVLTIDPPHILHANDWQSSLAIAFLKAQPYLYPELSGTKTILTIHNLGHQGLLGGLDWHLLNLERSLFTPRYLEFYGRINFLKAGLVFSDVITTVSPTYAEEIKTAEQGFGLEGVFQERADSLVGILNGVDYSVWSPDTDRLISKTYSAEDLSGKSACKANLQRSFHLPEDPDVPLIGMVSRLAAQKGFELLEEALDDLLSRDLQLVLLGTGDRRYEEFFRRVPARYPGKTGVKIAFDESLAHRVVAGSDLFLMPSRYEPGGLAQLYGLKYGTIPIVRATGGLRDTIKEFDTKTRKGNGVVFGPYEADDLLEAVDRALALFRRKKAWATLMKNAMAADFSWDRSARAYLDLYRKTVEAPHHTY
- a CDS encoding glucose-1-phosphate adenylyltransferase, which produces MDKVLAILMAGGMGERLQPLTMERGKAAVPFAGKFRLIDFTLSNCVNSGIRQVFVLTQYRSGSLNKHIQEGWGISSSGLGDFIYCVPAQQKMGVDWYRGTADAVRQNLDLVRKRDVEHVLILSGDHVYKMNYGQMVAFHKRKKAGVTISAIRVRKEDSRRFGVLEVDQDYRMLGFEEKPAQPKVARDDPDHVFASMGIYLFEVSALREALQTRGDDFGKEIIPALRDKGFEIFVYDYEKENKIEDFIVEVIDGRRRKSLVERTRDSDYWRDVGIIESYYEASMELLGVDPLFNLYGEKWPFRTYQRPLPPSKYVIGGRTSDSIVSDGCIISGGMVRGCVLSPGVVVERDAVVEESIIFDDVTVEPNAKIRRAIIDKEARIQAGASLGYDPEADKRRGCAVSDTGIVVVPKGMDIAAV
- the queF gene encoding NADPH-dependent 7-cyano-7-deazaguanine reductase QueF, which encodes MLDKYSSRRFDIHKEDAIDVDVLESIPFDYPGSATEVVYETEEFTCVCPWSGLPDFARLVIRYVPNRHLVELKSLKYYLTSYRNVGILQEHAVNRILRDLVQLLKPASMVVEAYYVERGGLRTKAVAKYEGGKV
- a CDS encoding lactate utilization protein, yielding MSVFKDYKKEIMDAAHNERISLALSRAIKSYRGNTNQALKKFPHTIQMAEEVRQIKEKAIGEMEKLAQQASAAITENKGKAYIAKTADDARNIIDGLVGKGKLIVKGKSMTAEEIELREHLEGRGNEVYETDLGEFIIQKLGSRPMHILSPAIHVPKEDVAQLFSKITGEKLPADIATLVATARKLLREKYFKADIGMSGANVVSADTGTLFIIENEGNIRLATGAPPVHIALIGMEKLVPTLGDANKVAEVTWRYANYTVPSYVSLISGPSKTGDIEKVTTYGAHGPAEFHVIFMDAGRTSLAKNPILRQALYCLRCGGCLYECPVFAVTAGHFGDKYFAGIGAVWAAMLSGDVEKGAAVAYTCLTCGRCKIRCPMKIDTPEMIVELRKLIVGDGAQAAPLS
- a CDS encoding (Fe-S)-binding protein, which codes for MSKGTKGLIPPGLAYIADNFTSKGNILGASKGSGAKWAKDLSLPKRSETIFFAGCGYQYSAELEALSSLIRGMDKSRIGAESSMGIATLGKKLGVDLGGVYRRVAVRGSSSDAQPLVDAVRVLGKLGVQFGYLAEDEPCCAGLLHYVGLEKEFSQNAESLYSRLKSLGVKRIIGIVPSCTYTLRTLVPHSAPGYDIEVRHFSEVVLGKINSVELRFPKEAKVVYHDPCQLARYLGLTEEPRQILRAIKGIALVETEWTHGEWATCCGGGGGFEAVFPELSQILAVNRTRELLETGAKMIVTHCPGCILQLRAGLKELKAEDVEVLDLAQVISMSM